The following are encoded in a window of Citrobacter freundii genomic DNA:
- a CDS encoding L-serine ammonia-lyase yields the protein MISVFDIFKIGIGPSSSHTVGPMKAGKQFTDDLIARGILTDVTRVVVDVYGSLSLTGKGHHTDIAIIMGLAGNLPDTVDIDAIPSFIQDVNTHGRLLLADGQHEVEFPVDKCMNFHADNLSLHENGMRITALAGEKVLYSQTYYSIGGGFIVDEEHFGLPNSSPVNVPYPYKSAADLQRHCQETGLSLSGLMMQNELALHSKEELEQHFANVWEVMRSGIERGITTEGVLPGKLRVPRRAAALRRMLVSSDKTTTDPMAVVDWINMFALAVNEENAAGGRVVTAPTNGACGIVPAVLAYYDKFIREVNANSLARYMLVASAIGSLYKMNASISGAEVGCQGEVGVACSMAAAGLAELLGGSPTQVCIAAEIGMEHNLGLTCDPVAGQVQVPCIERNAIASVKAVNAARMALRRTSEPRVCLDKVIETMYETGKDMNAKYRETSRGGLAMKVVTCD from the coding sequence ATGATTAGCGTATTCGATATCTTCAAAATCGGCATTGGCCCTTCCAGCTCACACACTGTGGGTCCAATGAAAGCAGGCAAACAATTCACGGATGACCTGATTGCTCGCGGAATACTCACTGACGTAACCCGCGTCGTGGTTGATGTTTACGGCTCTCTGTCTCTGACGGGGAAAGGCCATCACACTGACATCGCGATTATTATGGGCCTGGCGGGTAATCTGCCTGACACCGTAGACATCGATGCCATCCCGTCCTTTATCCAGGATGTGAATACTCACGGACGTTTGCTGCTGGCAGACGGTCAGCATGAAGTGGAGTTCCCGGTCGATAAGTGCATGAATTTCCATGCGGACAATCTGTCCCTGCACGAAAACGGCATGCGCATTACCGCCCTGGCCGGCGAAAAAGTCCTCTACAGCCAGACTTACTATTCCATTGGCGGTGGTTTCATCGTTGATGAAGAACATTTCGGCCTGCCGAACAGCTCGCCGGTAAACGTGCCCTATCCGTACAAATCCGCCGCCGATCTGCAACGACATTGCCAGGAAACCGGCCTGTCGCTTTCTGGTCTGATGATGCAAAACGAACTGGCCCTGCACAGCAAAGAAGAGCTGGAACAGCACTTTGCTAACGTCTGGGAAGTGATGCGTAGCGGGATTGAACGCGGTATCACCACCGAAGGCGTCTTGCCGGGTAAACTGCGCGTGCCACGTCGTGCCGCAGCGCTGCGTCGCATGCTGGTCAGCAGTGACAAAACCACCACCGACCCAATGGCGGTCGTGGACTGGATTAACATGTTCGCGCTGGCGGTGAACGAAGAGAATGCGGCCGGTGGGCGTGTGGTTACCGCCCCGACCAACGGGGCGTGTGGGATCGTTCCTGCGGTACTGGCTTACTACGACAAGTTTATCCGCGAAGTGAACGCTAACTCGCTGGCACGCTACATGCTGGTCGCGAGTGCGATTGGTTCCCTGTACAAGATGAACGCCTCTATCTCGGGTGCCGAAGTGGGTTGCCAGGGTGAAGTTGGTGTGGCCTGCTCAATGGCGGCAGCGGGTCTGGCGGAACTGCTGGGCGGTAGCCCTACGCAGGTGTGCATCGCGGCAGAAATCGGTATGGAACACAACCTGGGGCTGACATGCGATCCGGTTGCGGGCCAGGTTCAGGTCCCATGTATCGAGCGTAACGCTATTGCCTCAGTCAAAGCGGTTAACGCCGCACGTATGGCGCTGCGCCGTACCAGCGAGCCGCGCGTGTGCCTCGATAAAGTGATCGAGACCATGTACGAGACCGGTAAAGACATGAATGCCAAGTACCGCGAAACCTCTCGTGGTGGCCTGGCGATGAAAGTTGTCACCTGCGATTAA